A portion of the Segatella copri DSM 18205 genome contains these proteins:
- a CDS encoding right-handed parallel beta-helix repeat-containing protein: MKLRRILLLGMLGFSLALSAENKKIGYVQVSPDSSLADAVRKAREMRRLGQADSVVVKMQAGQYRLYEPLVLRPEDSHLCFEGTPSVKHSAGTVLTGAVPVTGWKKQGRYLVADVPDFNGCPMNFRHLWVNHSRADRARGVSDFNQMPRIRWVDKKKRVIWVPASAVRQLLTGAKDKAGNSIIRPDARYAEMTLHQMWEVSYLRIRNIRIQGDSAAISFHDPEAKIQFERPWPSPMYNCEHNSPFFISNALPLLDKSGEWYHDIRTHKLYYMPRKGERMDVAAPALETLVKFEGTREKMVDAVTFRNVNFEVTTWNRPSYKGHVPLQAGMFITEGYKLRPSIDRVNNHKLDNQDWLGRPAAAVELRYASRAVFDSCSFGHLGGDGLDFVEGCRDGAVLSSTFEDIAMNGLVCGSFSPAGLETHLPYRPQDLREVCSGLHVRNCEFSDVTNEEWGTCAIALGYVSRMNIEHNYIHDVSYSAISMGWGWNRDLVVMHDNRIHANLIERYAAHMYDCAGIYTLGNQPNTVISENVVRDIFHPSYVHDPHHYFYLYTDEGSSNILLKDNWTPEEKFLKNACGPNNVWQNNGPQVADEIVKKAGKIKE, from the coding sequence ATGAAATTAAGAAGAATCCTATTGCTGGGAATGCTGGGCTTCAGCCTCGCTCTCTCTGCAGAAAATAAGAAGATAGGCTATGTGCAAGTATCACCAGATTCTTCTCTCGCTGATGCGGTTCGCAAGGCTCGCGAGATGAGAAGATTGGGACAGGCAGATTCGGTAGTAGTTAAAATGCAGGCGGGGCAATACCGACTCTATGAACCTCTGGTGCTCCGTCCGGAAGACAGTCATCTCTGTTTTGAGGGAACGCCTTCGGTAAAGCATTCGGCAGGTACGGTACTTACAGGAGCCGTACCTGTTACCGGATGGAAGAAACAGGGCAGATATTTGGTGGCTGATGTGCCTGATTTCAATGGATGTCCTATGAATTTCCGACATCTCTGGGTGAATCACTCGCGGGCTGATAGGGCACGTGGCGTGAGTGATTTCAATCAGATGCCGCGCATCAGATGGGTAGACAAGAAGAAACGCGTCATCTGGGTTCCGGCTTCTGCTGTTCGTCAGCTTCTGACGGGTGCTAAGGATAAGGCGGGTAACAGCATCATCCGACCGGATGCAAGATATGCAGAGATGACGCTGCATCAGATGTGGGAGGTAAGTTATCTGCGCATCAGAAACATCCGTATTCAGGGCGATTCTGCTGCCATATCTTTCCACGATCCTGAGGCTAAGATTCAGTTTGAACGTCCTTGGCCTTCACCTATGTATAATTGTGAGCACAATTCTCCTTTCTTTATCTCGAATGCGCTGCCTCTTCTGGATAAATCGGGCGAATGGTATCATGATATCCGTACGCATAAACTGTATTATATGCCTAGGAAAGGGGAGCGTATGGATGTTGCGGCGCCGGCTTTGGAAACGTTGGTGAAATTCGAGGGAACCAGAGAAAAAATGGTGGATGCTGTTACTTTCAGAAATGTAAACTTTGAAGTTACAACATGGAACCGCCCTTCTTACAAGGGACATGTACCTTTGCAGGCGGGAATGTTCATTACCGAAGGTTACAAACTGCGCCCTAGTATCGACCGTGTGAACAACCATAAACTAGATAATCAGGATTGGCTTGGCAGACCCGCTGCTGCTGTTGAATTGCGCTATGCAAGCAGAGCGGTTTTCGATTCATGCTCTTTTGGACATCTGGGTGGCGATGGTCTCGATTTTGTTGAGGGTTGCCGGGATGGAGCAGTACTTAGCAGCACCTTCGAAGATATAGCGATGAATGGATTGGTATGTGGCAGCTTTTCGCCTGCCGGTCTGGAGACGCATCTGCCTTATCGTCCGCAGGATTTGCGTGAGGTGTGCAGCGGACTGCATGTCAGGAACTGCGAGTTCTCTGATGTTACAAACGAGGAGTGGGGTACCTGTGCTATCGCTTTGGGTTACGTCAGCCGCATGAACATCGAACATAATTATATTCATGATGTCAGTTATTCGGCTATCAGTATGGGATGGGGTTGGAATCGCGATTTGGTTGTGATGCATGATAATCGCATTCATGCCAATCTTATCGAGCGCTATGCTGCCCATATGTACGATTGCGCTGGCATCTACACACTTGGCAACCAGCCAAACACGGTTATTTCAGAGAATGTAGTGCGGGATATCTTCCATCCTTCCTACGTACACGATCCTCATCATTATTTCTATCTCTATACTGATGAGGGTTCTTCTAATATTCTCCTGAAAGATAACTGGACGCCAGAAGAGAAATTCCTGAAAAACGCCTGCGGTCCTAATAATGTCTGGCAGAATAATGGTCCGCAGGTGGCTGATGAAATTGTGAAGAAGGCAGGGAAAATAAAGGAGTAG
- a CDS encoding ISAon1 family transposase translates to METRPITARSFEDDYHIDGDEYGRAYKDHLSGYREWSELGHADEWLIFPENISPHVSIDETCLSTGEVYTIASNKDAHGRKGCLIAVVKGTKAKDVIKALMKIPEALRMSVEEVTLDFSESMHNIVETCFPKAMRTLDRFHHQQFCLEALQEVRREYRREQMTLDANAREEHRLMMRQLQENDGPFVDEEGNAIRRNARYYPERLENGETRAELLARSKGLLMMSPEKWTDTQKERAEILFREFPDIKTAFSLTHSLRMIFSQRCTKEQGAVSLHSWYSKVGDFGNKSFNDIAAAMYDREDEILNYFVNRSTNASAESLNAKIKHFRAQLRGIIDRKFFLFRLMKIYA, encoded by the coding sequence TTGGAGACGCGCCCTATAACGGCCCGTTCGTTTGAGGATGACTATCACATAGACGGTGATGAGTATGGCAGAGCCTACAAGGACCACCTAAGCGGCTATCGTGAATGGTCTGAACTAGGCCATGCTGACGAGTGGCTCATCTTCCCAGAGAACATAAGTCCTCACGTCAGCATAGATGAGACATGCTTGTCCACGGGAGAGGTATACACAATAGCCTCGAACAAGGATGCACATGGTCGCAAGGGATGCCTTATTGCTGTAGTCAAGGGCACTAAGGCAAAGGATGTCATAAAGGCATTGATGAAGATACCAGAAGCGTTGAGAATGAGCGTGGAAGAGGTTACTCTCGACTTCTCTGAGAGTATGCACAACATAGTAGAGACATGCTTTCCGAAGGCTATGCGTACGCTCGACCGGTTCCATCATCAGCAGTTTTGTCTTGAAGCCTTGCAAGAGGTACGCAGAGAGTATAGGCGTGAGCAGATGACACTTGATGCCAATGCTAGGGAAGAGCACCGTCTGATGATGCGCCAGCTGCAGGAGAACGATGGTCCATTTGTGGATGAGGAGGGCAATGCCATAAGGCGCAATGCAAGGTACTATCCCGAAAGACTTGAGAACGGAGAGACTCGTGCAGAACTCCTTGCACGCAGTAAGGGGCTACTTATGATGTCACCCGAGAAATGGACAGACACACAGAAGGAACGTGCAGAAATACTGTTCCGTGAGTTTCCGGACATAAAGACGGCTTTCTCGCTTACCCACTCTCTTCGAATGATATTCTCGCAGAGGTGTACTAAGGAGCAAGGTGCTGTCAGCCTGCATTCATGGTACTCGAAGGTCGGTGATTTCGGCAACAAATCGTTCAATGATATTGCTGCCGCCATGTACGACCGTGAGGATGAGATCCTTAACTATTTTGTCAATCGCTCTACCAATGCATCAGCAGAATCCCTCAATGCAAAGATCAAGCATTTCAGAGCACAACTCAGAGGTATTATTGACCGTAAGTTCTTTCTCTTCAGACTAATGAAGATCTATGCCTAA
- a CDS encoding ISAon1 family transposase N-terminal region protein, whose translation MEQYRLLAECLLPARMLDWFDLKTVRVEKKGDTQVIHLYLDENEQKPDDGEDLRPNGFTRESVFHDFPIRGQEVLLHVRRRRWLDADGHNVMTECNLIQESTRCSTELADFLKEAFGDAPYNGPFV comes from the coding sequence ATGGAACAGTATAGACTCTTAGCGGAATGCCTATTGCCAGCCCGCATGCTTGACTGGTTTGACTTGAAGACTGTACGTGTCGAGAAGAAAGGTGACACACAGGTGATTCACCTTTATCTCGATGAGAACGAGCAGAAACCTGACGACGGAGAAGACCTGCGCCCCAATGGATTTACACGCGAAAGTGTGTTTCACGACTTTCCGATTAGAGGTCAGGAAGTACTGCTTCACGTGCGCCGTCGCAGATGGCTTGATGCAGATGGTCACAACGTGATGACCGAATGCAATCTCATTCAGGAGTCCACCCGCTGCTCAACCGAGTTGGCGGATTTTTTAAAAGAAGCGTTTGGAGACGCGCCCTATAACGGCCCGTTCGTTTGA
- the clpB gene encoding ATP-dependent chaperone ClpB, producing MTFDKFTIKAQEAVQEAVNIAQRNGQQTIEPVHLLSGILEKATDVTNYIFQKLGMNGQQIAMLLRQEMQHLPRVQGGGQPYLSNETNQILMNAEDTAKKMGDEFVSVEPILLAIVQGNSTAARILKDAGANVKDMLAAIQTLRQGQNVKSQSADDNYQSLEKYAKNLVEQARSGKLDPVIGRDEEIRRVLQILSRRTKNNPILIGEPGTGKTAIVEGLAERIVRGDVPENLKNKQLYSLDMGALVAGAKYKGEFEERLKSVIKEVTNANGQIILFIDEIHTLVGAGGGEGAMDAANILKPALARGELRAIGATTLNEYQKYFEKDKALERRFQTVMVNEPDEVDAISILRGIKERYENHHKVRIQDDACIAAVKLSERYISDRFLPDKAIDLMDEAAAKLRMERDSVPEELDEITRHLKQLEIEREAIKRENDQPKIQQLDKEIAELKDQEHDFRAKWEGEKALVNKIQQDKQEIENLKFEAERMEREGNYERVAEIRYSKLKALEDDIKKIQEQLKSTQGGAAMVREEVTADDIAEVVSRWTGIPVSRMMQSEREKLLHLEEELHKRVIGQDEAITAVSDAVRRSRAGLQDPKRPIASFIFLGTTGVGKTELAKALAEYLFNDESMMTRIDMSEYQEKFSVTRLIGAPPGYVGYDEGGQLTEAVRRKPYSVVLFDEIEKAHPDVFNTLLQVLDDGRLTDNKGRVVNFKNTIIIMTSNASREMLKKTFRPEFLNRIDDIITFKPLTQEQIAEVVELQMKRVKKMLEPQGFELLWTPAAIQYLAKVGYDPEFGARPVKRAIQDYVQNDLSKKILAEEVSREKPITIDYSEANGIEFKNL from the coding sequence ATGACATTCGACAAATTTACTATCAAGGCGCAGGAGGCGGTACAGGAAGCCGTAAACATTGCGCAGCGAAATGGTCAGCAAACCATCGAACCGGTGCATCTGCTTAGCGGTATTCTTGAAAAGGCTACCGATGTGACCAACTACATCTTCCAGAAGTTGGGCATGAACGGACAGCAAATCGCCATGCTTTTGCGTCAGGAGATGCAACATCTGCCTCGTGTGCAGGGCGGCGGTCAGCCGTACCTCAGCAACGAGACTAACCAGATACTGATGAATGCCGAGGATACCGCCAAGAAAATGGGCGACGAGTTCGTTAGCGTAGAACCTATCCTGTTGGCTATCGTACAGGGCAACTCTACTGCTGCACGTATTCTGAAGGATGCTGGTGCAAATGTCAAAGATATGCTCGCTGCCATCCAGACACTGAGACAGGGACAGAACGTAAAATCACAAAGCGCTGATGACAACTATCAGAGTTTGGAGAAATATGCGAAAAACCTTGTAGAACAGGCAAGAAGCGGCAAGCTGGACCCAGTTATCGGACGTGATGAGGAAATAAGAAGAGTGCTCCAGATTCTGTCACGAAGAACCAAGAACAACCCTATTCTGATAGGTGAGCCTGGTACAGGTAAGACCGCCATCGTAGAAGGTCTTGCAGAGCGTATCGTACGTGGCGATGTACCGGAGAATCTGAAGAACAAGCAACTCTATTCTCTCGATATGGGTGCGCTGGTAGCCGGTGCCAAATATAAGGGTGAGTTCGAAGAGCGTCTGAAGAGCGTCATCAAAGAGGTAACCAACGCCAACGGCCAGATTATCCTCTTCATCGATGAGATTCACACTTTGGTAGGTGCAGGCGGTGGCGAAGGCGCCATGGATGCAGCCAACATTCTGAAGCCAGCCCTGGCTCGTGGTGAACTGAGAGCTATCGGTGCTACTACCCTCAACGAGTATCAGAAGTACTTCGAGAAGGATAAGGCGCTGGAACGCCGTTTCCAGACCGTCATGGTTAATGAGCCTGACGAGGTAGACGCCATCAGTATCCTCCGTGGTATCAAGGAGCGCTACGAGAACCATCATAAGGTACGTATTCAGGATGATGCCTGCATCGCAGCCGTCAAGTTATCAGAGAGATACATCTCTGACAGATTTCTCCCTGATAAGGCTATCGACCTGATGGATGAGGCAGCAGCCAAACTGAGAATGGAGCGTGACTCTGTACCAGAAGAACTGGATGAGATTACCCGCCACTTGAAGCAGTTGGAGATTGAGCGTGAGGCCATCAAGCGCGAGAATGACCAGCCTAAGATTCAGCAGTTGGATAAGGAAATTGCAGAATTGAAGGATCAGGAGCATGACTTCCGTGCTAAATGGGAAGGCGAAAAAGCGCTCGTCAACAAGATTCAGCAGGATAAGCAGGAGATAGAAAACCTGAAGTTTGAGGCTGAACGCATGGAGCGCGAAGGCAATTACGAGCGCGTAGCTGAAATCCGCTATTCTAAACTGAAGGCGCTCGAGGATGACATCAAGAAAATCCAGGAGCAGCTGAAGAGTACACAGGGTGGCGCAGCGATGGTCAGAGAGGAAGTTACTGCTGATGATATCGCTGAGGTTGTAAGCCGCTGGACCGGAATACCAGTAAGCCGCATGATGCAGAGCGAGCGTGAGAAACTGCTCCACCTGGAGGAAGAACTCCACAAGAGAGTCATCGGACAGGACGAGGCTATCACCGCTGTAAGTGATGCCGTTCGCCGCAGCCGTGCCGGTTTGCAGGATCCTAAGCGTCCTATCGCCAGCTTCATCTTCCTCGGTACCACCGGTGTAGGTAAGACCGAGCTTGCCAAGGCGCTGGCTGAGTATCTGTTCAATGACGAGTCGATGATGACCCGAATTGATATGAGTGAATATCAGGAGAAGTTCAGCGTAACCCGTCTGATCGGTGCGCCTCCAGGGTATGTCGGCTACGATGAAGGTGGTCAGTTGACCGAGGCTGTACGCCGCAAACCATACAGTGTGGTTCTCTTCGATGAGATTGAGAAGGCGCATCCTGATGTATTCAATACCCTGTTGCAGGTATTGGACGATGGTCGTCTGACAGACAACAAGGGCCGTGTAGTCAACTTCAAGAACACCATCATCATCATGACTTCCAACGCAAGCCGTGAGATGTTGAAGAAGACCTTCCGCCCTGAGTTCCTGAACCGTATTGATGATATCATTACCTTCAAGCCGTTGACCCAGGAGCAGATTGCCGAGGTTGTAGAACTTCAGATGAAGCGAGTAAAGAAGATGTTGGAGCCTCAGGGTTTTGAACTTCTCTGGACTCCTGCAGCTATCCAGTATCTGGCAAAGGTAGGTTACGACCCAGAGTTTGGTGCCCGCCCGGTAAAGCGTGCCATTCAGGATTACGTTCAGAACGATTTGAGCAAGAAGATTCTTGCCGAGGAAGTAAGTCGCGAGAAGCCAATCACCATTGACTACTCAGAGGCAAACGGCATCGAGTTCAAGAATCTCTAA
- a CDS encoding phosphoribosylaminoimidazolecarboxamide formyltransferase/IMP cyclohydrolase, whose protein sequence is MAETKKIKTALVSVFHKDGLDELLAKLNEEGVKFLSTGGTQKFIESLGYECEKVEEVTTYPSILGGRVKTLHPKIFGGILARRDNEGDQEQMKEYEIPSIDLVIVDLYPFEQTVASGASDADIIEKIDIGGISLIRAGAKNFKDVVIVPSKAEYGVLLDILKKKGAETDIEDRKMFAERAFGVSSHYDTAIHAWFAK, encoded by the coding sequence ATGGCTGAAACAAAGAAAATCAAGACAGCGTTGGTGTCTGTCTTCCACAAGGATGGCTTGGACGAATTGCTCGCCAAGTTGAATGAAGAGGGTGTAAAATTCCTGAGTACTGGTGGTACCCAGAAGTTTATCGAATCTTTGGGTTATGAATGCGAGAAAGTTGAGGAGGTCACTACCTATCCATCTATCTTGGGTGGTCGCGTAAAGACTCTTCATCCTAAAATATTTGGAGGTATCTTGGCTCGCCGTGACAACGAGGGTGACCAGGAGCAGATGAAGGAATACGAAATCCCTTCTATCGATCTCGTTATCGTAGACTTGTATCCTTTCGAACAGACTGTAGCTAGCGGTGCTAGCGATGCTGATATCATCGAGAAAATCGATATTGGCGGTATCTCTTTGATTCGTGCAGGTGCCAAAAACTTCAAGGACGTGGTAATCGTTCCTAGCAAGGCAGAATACGGCGTATTGCTCGATATCCTGAAGAAGAAGGGTGCTGAGACTGATATCGAAGACCGCAAGATGTTTGCAGAGCGTGCATTCGGTGTAAGCTCTCACTACGATACTGCAATCCATGCATGGTTTGCTAAGTAA
- a CDS encoding rod shape-determining protein, giving the protein MGFFSFIQEIAMDLGTANTIIISDDKIVVDEPSVVALDRRTDKMIAVGEKAKMMYEKTHDNIRTIRPLRDGVIADFTACEQMMRGLIKMVHTGSRLFSPSLRMVIGVPSGSTEVELRAVRDSAEHADGRDVYLIFEPMAAAIGIGIDVEAPEGNMIVDIGGGSTEIAVISLGGIVSNNSIRTAGDDLTADIQEYMSRQHNVKVSERMAERIKIHVGSALTDLGDEAPEDFIVHGPNRITALPMEVPVCYQEIAHCLDKTVAKIENAVLSALENTPPELYADIVKNGIWLSGGGALLRGLDKRLQDKINIPFHIAEDPLHSVAKGAGIALKNVDRFSFLMR; this is encoded by the coding sequence ATGGGATTTTTTTCATTTATTCAGGAAATCGCAATGGACTTGGGTACAGCCAATACCATCATTATCAGTGATGATAAGATTGTAGTGGATGAACCTTCTGTTGTAGCCCTTGACCGCCGCACCGACAAGATGATTGCTGTGGGCGAGAAGGCTAAGATGATGTACGAGAAGACTCATGATAATATCCGTACTATCAGACCATTGCGTGATGGCGTGATTGCCGACTTTACTGCCTGTGAGCAGATGATGCGTGGATTGATTAAGATGGTTCATACTGGTAGCCGTCTCTTCTCTCCTTCACTCCGTATGGTTATCGGTGTACCTTCTGGTTCTACCGAGGTTGAGCTTCGTGCAGTGCGCGACTCTGCCGAGCATGCCGACGGACGTGATGTATATTTGATTTTTGAGCCAATGGCTGCCGCTATTGGTATCGGTATCGATGTTGAGGCTCCAGAGGGTAATATGATTGTTGATATAGGTGGTGGTTCTACCGAAATTGCTGTCATCTCATTGGGTGGTATTGTATCGAACAACTCAATCCGTACAGCCGGTGACGACCTTACTGCCGATATCCAGGAATATATGAGCCGTCAGCACAACGTGAAGGTTTCTGAGCGTATGGCTGAGCGTATCAAGATTCATGTGGGTTCAGCTCTGACCGATCTGGGTGATGAGGCTCCAGAAGATTTCATCGTACATGGTCCTAATCGTATTACAGCGTTGCCTATGGAGGTACCTGTATGCTACCAGGAGATTGCTCACTGCTTGGATAAGACCGTGGCAAAGATTGAGAACGCTGTGCTCTCAGCATTGGAGAACACACCTCCTGAGCTCTATGCCGATATCGTGAAGAATGGTATCTGGCTCTCTGGTGGTGGTGCTTTGCTCCGCGGTCTCGACAAGCGTTTGCAGGATAAGATCAATATCCCATTCCACATCGCAGAAGATCCATTGCACAGTGTTGCCAAGGGTGCTGGTATTGCGTTGAAGAATGTAGACCGTTTCTCTTTCTTGATGAGATAA
- the mreC gene encoding rod shape-determining protein MreC, with amino-acid sequence MRNLLEFLAKYNHWFVFLILEVVSMVLLFQYNSYQGSAWFSSANAVTGKLYEWDANVETFFSLTKVNQELTQRNAYLEQEVQKLSDSLVSVTKDSSIYHRDQFALLRNYRLIPAKVVANSVDKPGNLMTIDKGSADGIHKDMGVISGAGVVGIVYLVAEHYAIVIPVLNTKSNISCMIQNRGYFGYLRWKGGVSDLAYLEEVPRHAHFKLGDYVVTSGYSAVFPPGVRVGRILHVFNSADGLSYRVQLRLSTDFARLRDVCVIDDAAMKERLEIMRAAQDSIETNGDNNQ; translated from the coding sequence ATGCGCAACCTTTTAGAGTTTTTAGCGAAATACAACCATTGGTTTGTCTTCCTGATTCTTGAGGTGGTGAGTATGGTGCTGTTGTTTCAGTATAACAGCTATCAGGGCAGTGCCTGGTTCTCCTCGGCTAATGCCGTAACGGGTAAGTTGTATGAATGGGATGCGAATGTAGAAACATTCTTCTCGCTTACCAAGGTGAACCAGGAACTGACACAGCGAAATGCGTATCTCGAACAGGAGGTGCAGAAACTTTCCGACAGTCTCGTGAGCGTGACCAAGGATAGCAGCATCTACCATCGTGACCAGTTTGCATTGCTGAGAAACTATCGTCTGATTCCGGCTAAGGTAGTGGCGAATAGTGTCGATAAACCCGGCAACCTGATGACAATTGACAAGGGTAGCGCGGATGGCATCCACAAGGATATGGGTGTAATCAGTGGTGCGGGTGTTGTGGGTATCGTGTATCTGGTGGCAGAACATTACGCTATCGTGATTCCGGTATTGAACACGAAGTCGAACATCAGTTGTATGATTCAGAATAGAGGCTATTTTGGCTATCTGCGCTGGAAGGGTGGTGTGTCTGACCTTGCCTATCTGGAAGAGGTGCCACGTCATGCTCACTTTAAATTGGGTGACTATGTGGTAACGAGTGGCTATTCTGCTGTATTCCCTCCTGGAGTGAGAGTAGGCAGGATATTGCACGTGTTCAACTCCGCCGATGGACTGTCGTATCGCGTACAACTTCGCCTCTCTACCGATTTTGCCCGTCTGCGTGATGTATGTGTAATTGATGATGCCGCCATGAAAGAGCGGTTGGAGATTATGCGTGCAGCACAGGATAGCATCGAAACAAATGGAGACAATAATCAATAA
- the mreD gene encoding rod shape-determining protein MreD has product MSIDLVKRLATFVVLVLVQGLVFNHIHLFNCATPLLYIIMVLHFRRNHPKWAVLLWCFMMGLCVDVFANTPGVAAASMTAVGLLQPYLFELFVPRDSADDLEPSMRSIGVGAYCWYVFFIILVYNLLFFTLETFHFFNWVHWLECIGGSTVITYILVMATESFRK; this is encoded by the coding sequence ATGAGTATAGATTTAGTGAAAAGACTAGCTACCTTTGTGGTGCTCGTGCTGGTACAGGGATTGGTGTTTAATCATATTCATCTATTCAATTGTGCCACCCCCTTGCTGTATATCATTATGGTACTGCATTTCCGCCGCAACCATCCTAAATGGGCGGTGTTATTGTGGTGCTTTATGATGGGGCTTTGTGTGGACGTATTTGCCAATACGCCAGGTGTTGCAGCAGCTTCGATGACTGCCGTAGGACTGCTACAACCTTATTTGTTTGAACTTTTCGTACCGCGTGACAGCGCCGACGATCTGGAACCGTCCATGCGTTCTATCGGCGTGGGTGCATATTGCTGGTACGTATTCTTCATCATTCTCGTTTATAATCTATTGTTCTTTACACTCGAAACATTCCATTTCTTTAATTGGGTTCACTGGTTGGAATGTATAGGCGGAAGTACGGTTATCACTTATATATTGGTGATGGCGACAGAAAGTTTCAGAAAGTAA
- the mrdA gene encoding penicillin-binding protein 2, with the protein MLDYNLEKRRFVIGGVAIAIVVIYMIRLFTLQIMSDDYKKNADSNAFLKHIEFPARGAIYDRNGKLLVYNQPSYDLMVVMNEESGRLDTMDFCNSLGITKEFFIKRMNDIKDRSKNPGYSRYTQQLFMGQLSDRDFSVFQEKMFRFPGFYVQKRTVREYTYPYAAHVLGDVGEVSQSDIEDDDYYQAGDYIGKLGIEKFYEKQLRGEKGVKIMLRDAHGRIQGSYQNGKLDRKPVAGKDLTLGLDVKLQALGERLLQGKIGSIVAIDPRTGDVLAMVSSPSYDPRRLVGRNRGKMHKWLSRNPWKPLLNRSIQGQYPPGSTFKTSQALTYLTEGIITPGTAFPCNHGFSYKGLHVGCHGHPSPISLVDAISTSCNGYFCWGLYYMIGNRKKYGSVQNAMTVWKDYMVSMGFGYKLGIDLPGEKRGLIPNAQFYDKAYNGSWNGLTVISISIGQGEVNLTPLQIANLGATIANRGYYYVPHVVRKVKGEPLDTLYTRRHYTKASRRAYNYVVAGMRSSALKGTCKLLGRYDFEACGKTGTAQNRGHDHSVFMGFAPMNNPKIAIAVYVENGGWGADYGVPIGGLMMEQYLKGKLSPDSERRAAEMQARRIAYGLSSR; encoded by the coding sequence ATGTTGGATTACAATCTTGAAAAACGTAGATTCGTTATCGGTGGAGTGGCCATAGCTATTGTGGTCATTTACATGATTCGTCTGTTTACGCTTCAGATTATGAGCGACGACTACAAGAAGAATGCCGACAGTAATGCCTTCTTGAAGCATATTGAGTTTCCCGCCCGTGGTGCCATTTACGACCGTAATGGTAAGCTGCTGGTGTATAATCAGCCGTCTTACGATCTGATGGTGGTCATGAACGAGGAGAGCGGCCGACTTGATACGATGGATTTCTGTAATTCGCTGGGTATCACGAAAGAGTTTTTTATCAAGCGAATGAACGATATCAAGGACCGCTCTAAGAACCCGGGCTATTCGCGCTATACCCAGCAGCTTTTTATGGGACAGCTGAGCGACCGGGATTTCAGTGTGTTCCAGGAGAAGATGTTCCGGTTCCCCGGTTTCTATGTCCAGAAACGTACCGTCAGAGAATATACCTACCCTTATGCAGCCCATGTGCTGGGTGATGTGGGTGAGGTTTCGCAAAGCGATATTGAAGATGATGACTACTATCAGGCTGGTGACTATATCGGAAAACTGGGTATCGAGAAGTTTTATGAGAAGCAGCTGCGTGGTGAGAAGGGTGTGAAGATCATGCTGAGAGATGCCCACGGAAGAATACAGGGTAGCTATCAGAATGGTAAACTCGACCGGAAACCTGTGGCTGGAAAGGACTTGACGCTGGGATTGGATGTCAAGTTGCAAGCCTTGGGCGAACGTCTGCTCCAGGGTAAAATCGGCAGTATCGTTGCCATCGATCCTAGAACGGGCGATGTGCTGGCTATGGTTTCTTCTCCTTCTTACGATCCAAGACGTCTGGTGGGTAGAAACCGCGGCAAGATGCACAAGTGGCTCTCGCGTAATCCTTGGAAACCGCTCCTGAACCGTAGTATTCAGGGTCAGTATCCTCCGGGTTCTACCTTTAAGACCAGCCAGGCGCTGACCTATCTTACTGAAGGTATCATCACACCGGGAACAGCATTCCCATGTAATCATGGTTTCTCTTATAAGGGTCTGCATGTGGGCTGTCATGGTCACCCGTCGCCTATTTCGCTGGTTGATGCCATCAGTACCTCTTGTAACGGTTACTTCTGCTGGGGTCTTTACTATATGATAGGTAACCGCAAGAAGTATGGCAGCGTACAGAATGCGATGACTGTATGGAAAGATTATATGGTGAGCATGGGGTTCGGATATAAGTTGGGCATCGACTTGCCTGGCGAGAAACGCGGTCTCATTCCGAATGCACAGTTCTATGATAAGGCTTACAATGGTTCATGGAACGGACTGACGGTAATCAGTATTTCTATCGGTCAGGGTGAGGTTAACCTTACGCCGTTGCAGATAGCCAACCTGGGTGCTACCATTGCCAACAGGGGATACTATTATGTGCCTCATGTAGTGAGAAAGGTGAAGGGTGAACCGCTTGATACGCTCTATACCCGGCGCCATTATACCAAGGCTTCCCGACGGGCTTACAACTATGTGGTAGCCGGTATGAGAAGTTCGGCGCTGAAGGGAACCTGTAAGCTGCTCGGCCGCTACGATTTCGAAGCTTGCGGCAAGACGGGTACGGCACAGAACCGTGGCCATGACCACTCTGTATTCATGGGCTTTGCTCCGATGAACAACCCGAAGATTGCCATTGCCGTGTATGTAGAGAATGGTGGTTGGGGTGCTGACTATGGTGTGCCTATCGGTGGTCTGATGATGGAACAGTATCTCAAGGGTAAGTTATCTCCTGATTCTGAGCGCAGGGCTGCAGAGATGCAGGCCCGTAGAATCGCCTACGGATTAAGCAGTAGATAG